Genomic DNA from Chloroflexia bacterium SDU3-3:
GGGTCTCGTCGTAGAAGGCCACCGCTCGGTCAAAAGACACGCCAGGCATAGGTCACCTCCACCTCATCAGAAGAGATTCCTCCAGCGGGCGGGCAGGGCGGCTGGGGCTTGCGGGCTAGCTCGAAGCGCGCCCCAGCAGCTCGGCGGCCACGCGCTGGCCGATCTCCACCGCAAAGTTGGTGCCGCGATCCCAGGGGTAGACCTGGCTCATGCTGGCCCAGTAGAGGCCGGGCAGCGGCGTGGCCAGCGGCGGCACGTTCTTCGAGTGGTTGACAGTGACGATCGGCTGGGCGTACGGCTCGCGGTGCACCCACACCTTGCGCACCCAGCCGCGCTCGAAGGCCGGGTTCACCCGCTTCAGCGCGGGCGTGAAGCGATCCAGCAGCTCGTCCTCGCTCAGGCGGAAGTACTCGTGGCCTGGCTCGAGGTAGTCGCCGCAGTAGACCAGGTGGTCGCCGCCGTAGTGCTCCGGCTCGATAAAGTTGGTGTGCTCCACCAGCGAGAGAAACGGGGCCTCGCTCTTCAGCATATTGATCCAGTAGATCCCGCCGGTGAGCGGCTTGGTGAGCGCCAGGGTCATCACCACCGCGCCCATGGAGCGCAGGTTGGTGAGCTGTCCCAGGTAGTCGGGCGGCAGCTGGGGGGCCAGCTTGGACAGCAGCGTGGGCGAGCCGGTGACGATCACGCGGTCGACATCCTGCTCGGCCAGGCCGCGCGCGCGCACCCGCCAGCCGCCGCCAGGCAGCGGCTCCAGCGCCTCTACCGGCGTGCCCAGCGTCACCTGCACGCCCTGCCGCTGCACGTGGGCCAGCAGGCCATCCACGAAGCCCTGGAAGCCGCCCTTGTAGTAGCCCAGCTTGAAGCTGCGCGTCTTCATGCGCGCCCACAGCCAGGCCATGTTCACCTGATCGACATAGGGGCCAAACTTGCCCTCCAGCATCGGTCGCCAGATCGTCTCGTAGACGGCCTTGCCCGCCCACTTGCGGGTCCACTCGGCGGCGGTCACCTGCTCCAGCCCGCGCCAGTTGTTCGTCACGAACTTCAGGTACGCGCCGGTCATGCCGAAGCGGATGCGGTCGAGGAAGGGCATGCCGGGGAAGCTCAGGATGGGCAGCACGCCATCCAGCGCGTAGGCCCGCCCGTTCCACCACTGGCCCGAGACCGGGCCGCGGAAGAACAGCGCGTCCTCCAGCCCGATCTCCTTGGTCAGGTCGATGATCGCCTTGTCGGTGGTGAAGATGTGGTGGTAGAAGCGCTCCAGCGGCCACTCCCAGCGCTCGTCGCGGAAGCCCGAGGCTAGGCCGCCAGCCACCCCGGCGGCCTCCACCACCGACACGCTATGGCCAGCCTTGGCCAGCTCGTTTGCTGCGGCTAGGCCAGCGATGCCCGCGCCGACAATCAGAATCTTCATAGAAGCCCCATCATCTATCAGCTGGCTGCGCAGCAAGAAGCGCAGCAGTTAGGAAGAATGCTCAGAAGCCTGCATGGCACGGCGCTCCTCGACGGCGCGGTCCATATCCTTCCAGCCCACCTGCTCGACAAACATGTAGAACGCGCCCAGCAGCGTGATCGGCAGCCAGAGCGCCACGTGCAGCACCAGCGTGTAGCCCGTGGCCAGCGCCTTGGGCACGCCATAGGTGCCTAGGATGGCGATGCCAGGCGCATCGAAGGTGCCCACATAGCCGGGGGTGGATGGCAGCGTGGTGGCCAGATTCACCACCGCCGTCATCAGCATCAGCACGTAGAACGGCGCGTGGAAGCCCGGGAAGGCAAAGGCCACCAGCCAGTACTTGGTGGTCTCGGTCAGCCAGATCAGCGTGGAGGTGAGGAAGATGAAGAATAGGTCGCGCGGGCTGCGCAGCGACTGGAGGCCCTCGATAAACTTGTCGAACACGCCGTGGAAGGCCTCGCGCAGGCGCGCGGGCACCACGCGATCGACAAACCAGCCGTACACCCGCTTCATGCGCTGGGGGCGGGCGGCCAGCGCCAAAAACACCAGCAGCGCCCCAATGAAGACCACGCTGAACACCGTGACAAGCTGGGTGTAGATCGGGTCCAGCTCGATGAACGGCAGGGTGACAAACACGAACAGCAGCATCACCAGGCCGTCGAACAGCCGCTCCAGCACCACCGTGGCCAGGCTGGCGCTCACCGGCACACCCTCTTTGCGGCGCAGCACATAGGATCGCAGCACCTCGCCGGCGCGGGCGGGGTAGATGTTGTTGCCCATGTAGCCGATCACCACCACCGGGAACAGGCGGCGGATGGGCACCGGCGCGATGTGGCGCAGCATATAGTGCCAGCGCCAGGTGCGCACCCACACCGCCACAAAGTAGATCGCCACGCCTGGGATGATCCACCAGTAGTTGGCGTGGCTCAGAGTCTCCCAGAAATGCTGCAGATCAAGGCCGCGCAGCGCCAGCCACATAAAGACGGCGCTGATCACAACGCCGAGCCAAAACTTCCAGCTTCGCAAAGATACGCCTCCAATGCGCTGTCAGCTCACGCCCGACTGATGCAGCGGCCAATCGTAAGAAGGGACAAGGGCACAGACTGGGCGCATGATACGCGTAGGCTGCGAGGCTTGTCAAAAACGCATGTGCACCGTAGGGCCTACGCGTTCTCGAAATGGCGCAGCCACGGAGGTTGTTTCCCACCAAGGCTCCAAGACTCCAAGTTTCTGAAGAGACCGATTCACCACGAAGTCGCGAAGTCGCGAAGCGGGCAAAAGAGCCGATTCACCACCAAGACTCCAAGGCTCCAAGATTGGAAAGAGCAGGTGAACGCACGACGAAGGAAAACCTTACGCACCTGGCCCATGCGGCGAAGGTGCTGCGACGGCCAGCTGGCCATATGCACAAACACCAGCCACCAGCAAGCGGCATAGCAACGCCCAAAATTGGGGGTTCCAAGGGGGCGATGCCCCCTGGTGGGGTTCCTAGGGGCTAGCCCCTAGGTGCCGCCCGCGCAGGGCATCCACCCAGTAACCAACCACCGCCGCCATAAACGAAGGCGCACCCTGCCCGAATCAGCGACAACACATACTTTCACCAGCAACGCCTCGGAAACCCATAGAAAACCATGTAAAGGCTGGCCCTGGTGCGCCGCCCGCGCGCTAGCGGCCAGGGCGGCGCGGGCGCACGGCCCACAGCGCCACCAGCGCCGCCGCGCCCCAGGCCCACCACGCATCGGCGGCGAAGCCATGCACCCGCAGCACAGCGCCGCCCACGAACAGCCCTGCAGACACCACCCCCGCCGAAAGGCTAGCCACCGCCCGCTCTAGGCCGAACATGCCGCGCTCTAGGCGGCCAAAATCTACCCGCATCTGCAGTTCGCCCCGGTTGGCCGCCTTGTAGTAGGCGTCCATCTCCTTGGGCAGGGCCAGCGCTGCTTGGCCCAGCGCGCCCAGCTCCTGGCGCACCCGCTCGGCCAGGTTCAGCTCGCGCTGCTGGCGGGCGATCAGCTCCTGCGCGAAGGGGCGGGTCAGCGCGAACAGGTTCACGTCGGGGTACAGCCCGGTGGTGATCCCGCTCACCAGGGCCACGGCGCGGCCCAGGTAGATCAGATCCTGCGGCAGCTGGAAGGGCAGGTCGCGCACCAGGTGCTCGACATCGGCGAACACATTTTCCACATCCATATTGGTCAGCTCGCGGATGCTGCGGTCGTAGGTGTGGCGCAGCACGATCTGGATGGCCCGCACGATCTGGCCGCGATCCGCGCCGGGGCGGATGATCCCGCCCATGTCCAGCGCCTCCACCATCTTGGCCGCATCGTTGGTGGCCACGCCGATAATGCCCTCGCGCAGCGCCCGCATGAGCGCCGGGGTGATGCGGCCCACCATGCCCAGGTCGATAAAGATCAGGGTGTAGGGCGTGGCCACGCCAGGCGCGGGCGGGGCCTCGGGGCGCACAAACAGGTTGCCGGGGTGCGGGTCGGCGTGGAACAGGCCATCCAGAAAGAACTGCTTCTGGTAGGCCTTGTTGAAGCGCTCGGCCAGCTCGGCGCGGTCGATGCCCGCCGCCTCCAGCGCCGCGTAATCGTGGATCTTAACCCCGCTGATCCGCTCCATCACCAGCAGCTGCTTGGTAGAGTGCTCGCGGTATGGCTCGGGCACGTACACCCCGGCCACCTCGGCGAAGTTGGCGCGGAACTGGATGGCGTTCTCGGCCTCCAGCTCGTAGTCCAGCTCCTGGCGCAGCACCCTGGCGAACTCCTGGAACAGCGCGGGCAGGTCGGCGCGGCGCTTGATCAGCGGGTAGTTCTTGATGATCTGCACGGCGGCGCTCACCGCGCTCAGGTCCACATCGATGATCTCGGCGATCTGGGGGCGCTGGAGCTTCACCGCCGCCGCGCGGCCATCGTGCAGCTGGGCGAAGTAGACCTGGCCGATCGAGGCCGCCGCCACCGCCTGGGTGTCGAAGCTGGCGAACACATCCTCGGGCGGGCGGCCCAGCTCGCGGGCCAGGCGGTGGCGCATCACATTCCAGGGCGCGGGCGGCACCTCATCCTGCAGCCCGGCCAATTCGTCGGTGATGCTGGCGGGCAGGATGTCGGCGCGGCTGCTGAGGAACTGGCCCAGCTTGATCAGCACGCCGCCCTGGGCCACGGCCAGCGCGCGGAAGTCGCGGGCCGCCTTGGCCCAGCGCCGCAGCGCGCTGCGTTGGGCATACCAGCGAGTCAGCG
This window encodes:
- a CDS encoding flippase-like domain-containing protein, which codes for MRSWKFWLGVVISAVFMWLALRGLDLQHFWETLSHANYWWIIPGVAIYFVAVWVRTWRWHYMLRHIAPVPIRRLFPVVVIGYMGNNIYPARAGEVLRSYVLRRKEGVPVSASLATVVLERLFDGLVMLLFVFVTLPFIELDPIYTQLVTVFSVVFIGALLVFLALAARPQRMKRVYGWFVDRVVPARLREAFHGVFDKFIEGLQSLRSPRDLFFIFLTSTLIWLTETTKYWLVAFAFPGFHAPFYVLMLMTAVVNLATTLPSTPGYVGTFDAPGIAILGTYGVPKALATGYTLVLHVALWLPITLLGAFYMFVEQVGWKDMDRAVEERRAMQASEHSS
- a CDS encoding NAD(P)/FAD-dependent oxidoreductase; translated protein: MKILIVGAGIAGLAAANELAKAGHSVSVVEAAGVAGGLASGFRDERWEWPLERFYHHIFTTDKAIIDLTKEIGLEDALFFRGPVSGQWWNGRAYALDGVLPILSFPGMPFLDRIRFGMTGAYLKFVTNNWRGLEQVTAAEWTRKWAGKAVYETIWRPMLEGKFGPYVDQVNMAWLWARMKTRSFKLGYYKGGFQGFVDGLLAHVQRQGVQVTLGTPVEALEPLPGGGWRVRARGLAEQDVDRVIVTGSPTLLSKLAPQLPPDYLGQLTNLRSMGAVVMTLALTKPLTGGIYWINMLKSEAPFLSLVEHTNFIEPEHYGGDHLVYCGDYLEPGHEYFRLSEDELLDRFTPALKRVNPAFERGWVRKVWVHREPYAQPIVTVNHSKNVPPLATPLPGLYWASMSQVYPWDRGTNFAVEIGQRVAAELLGRASS
- a CDS encoding AarF/ABC1/UbiB kinase family protein: MGSMATTIVSARPAALDRPLRRRRRFLRTFLFFLGIIIHVFFFDILGNRTPLTRWYAQRSALRRWAKAARDFRALAVAQGGVLIKLGQFLSSRADILPASITDELAGLQDEVPPAPWNVMRHRLARELGRPPEDVFASFDTQAVAAASIGQVYFAQLHDGRAAAVKLQRPQIAEIIDVDLSAVSAAVQIIKNYPLIKRRADLPALFQEFARVLRQELDYELEAENAIQFRANFAEVAGVYVPEPYREHSTKQLLVMERISGVKIHDYAALEAAGIDRAELAERFNKAYQKQFFLDGLFHADPHPGNLFVRPEAPPAPGVATPYTLIFIDLGMVGRITPALMRALREGIIGVATNDAAKMVEALDMGGIIRPGADRGQIVRAIQIVLRHTYDRSIRELTNMDVENVFADVEHLVRDLPFQLPQDLIYLGRAVALVSGITTGLYPDVNLFALTRPFAQELIARQQRELNLAERVRQELGALGQAALALPKEMDAYYKAANRGELQMRVDFGRLERGMFGLERAVASLSAGVVSAGLFVGGAVLRVHGFAADAWWAWGAAALVALWAVRPRRPGR